The following are from one region of the Arachis duranensis cultivar V14167 chromosome 10, aradu.V14167.gnm2.J7QH, whole genome shotgun sequence genome:
- the LOC110276156 gene encoding helicase-like transcription factor CHR28 isoform X1, whose product MCGHVFCYQCVSDYLNGDDNTCPARGCKAALAEDVVFSKATLRSCLSDELGGSNSIKAHDFDHSLVQQNEYSWTSMLDLVEASLQQSCMKYRRLDGRMSLIARDRSVKDFNTDPEVTVMLMSLKAGNLGLNMVAACHVILLDLWWNPTTEDQAIDRAHRIG is encoded by the exons ATGTGTGGCCATGTCTTCTGTTATCAATGTGTATCAGATTACTTGAATGGTGATGATAATACATGCCCTGCTCGTGGTTGTAAAGCAGCACTTGCAGAAGATGTTGTTTTCTCCAAAGCTACTTTGAGGAGTTGCTTGTCTGATGAACTTGGTGGTAGTAATTCCATAAAAGCGCATGATTTTGATCATTCACTAGTGCAGCAGAATGAGTACAGTTGGACTAGCATGTTGGACTTAGTTGAGGCATCATTGCAACAATCCTGTATGAAATATAGGAGACTTGATGGGCGGATGTCTCTGATTGCTAGGGACAGATCTGTTAAAGATTTCAATACTGATCCTGAG GTAACTGTTATGCTGATGTCACTAAAAGCAGGAAATCTTGGTTTGAATATGGTTGCTGCATGCCATGTTATTCTTTTGGATCTGTGGTGGAATCCAACGACTGAAGATCAAGCTATTGATCGAGCTCATCGAATTGGATAG